A single Deinococcus sp. Leaf326 DNA region contains:
- the accD gene encoding acetyl-CoA carboxylase, carboxyltransferase subunit beta translates to MALDRFFRRRRPQQQTGADMPDLWTQCPACKEGLYNRDLLANAYVCPKCGHHLRLGAARRAEVLLDEGSFAQRSGAVHPTDPLGFVDIEAYPDRLRRAQAKTGRPDAILTGTGAIHGLPVVVAIMDFEFSGGSMGSVVGEEISRAAEYAAEAGLPLIIVAASGGARMQESALSLMQMAKTTVALEGLSARGLPYISILSDPTTGGVTASFATIADVIVAEPGALIGFAGPRVIQQTIRQNLPEGFQRAEFLLAHGMVDDVVDRREQRAYLARLLGVLTRQTPELPTGTAAPEARP, encoded by the coding sequence ATGGCGTTAGACCGTTTTTTCCGGCGCCGCCGCCCGCAGCAACAGACGGGCGCGGACATGCCGGACCTGTGGACCCAGTGCCCGGCCTGTAAGGAGGGGCTGTACAACCGCGACCTCCTCGCCAATGCCTACGTGTGCCCCAAGTGCGGCCACCACCTGCGGCTGGGAGCCGCCCGGCGCGCCGAAGTCCTGCTCGACGAGGGCAGCTTCGCGCAGCGTTCGGGGGCCGTGCACCCGACCGACCCCCTGGGCTTCGTGGACATCGAGGCGTACCCCGACCGCCTGCGGCGTGCCCAGGCCAAGACCGGCCGGCCCGACGCGATCCTGACCGGCACCGGCGCCATTCACGGGCTGCCGGTGGTGGTCGCCATCATGGACTTCGAGTTCTCGGGCGGCAGCATGGGCAGCGTGGTCGGCGAGGAGATCTCCCGCGCGGCCGAATACGCCGCCGAGGCGGGCCTGCCCCTGATCATCGTGGCGGCCAGCGGCGGCGCGCGGATGCAGGAAAGTGCCCTGTCGCTGATGCAGATGGCCAAGACGACCGTGGCCCTCGAAGGCCTCTCGGCGCGCGGCCTGCCCTACATCAGCATTCTGTCCGACCCCACGACCGGCGGCGTCACCGCCAGTTTCGCGACCATCGCGGACGTCATCGTGGCCGAGCCGGGCGCCCTGATCGGGTTCGCGGGGCCGCGCGTCATCCAGCAGACCATCCGACAGAATCTGCCCGAAGGCTTTCAGCGCGCCGAGTTCCTGCTCGCGCACGGCATGGTGGACGACGTGGTGGACCGCCGCGAGCAGCGCGCCTACCTCGCGCGCCTGCTGGGCGTCCTGACGCGCCAGACCCCCGAGCTGCCCACCGGCACGGCGGCTCCCGAGGCCCGGCCATGA
- a CDS encoding DinB family protein yields MSEPSQSPVEGLLDILREAVEGGAPGQSTSFLDGTAADGSGNHGLLATLAALSAEQASRDVGGTSVAGQARHAALHLEVLVRWDRGERGPFDWKGSFLPAAVGEAEWTEVQSRVRRAYEDAVDLARSWEARPLDGDVTGGLAGAAAHVAYHLGAVRQMVKALGQSAR; encoded by the coding sequence ATGAGCGAACCCAGCCAGTCTCCCGTAGAAGGCCTGCTCGACATCCTCCGTGAGGCGGTAGAGGGCGGCGCGCCGGGCCAGAGCACGTCGTTTCTGGACGGCACGGCCGCGGACGGCAGCGGCAACCACGGCCTGCTCGCCACCCTGGCGGCCCTGAGTGCCGAACAGGCCAGCCGGGACGTGGGCGGGACCTCGGTCGCCGGGCAGGCGCGGCACGCCGCCCTGCACCTGGAGGTGCTCGTGCGCTGGGACCGGGGCGAGCGTGGTCCCTTCGACTGGAAGGGTAGCTTTCTGCCCGCCGCCGTCGGTGAGGCCGAGTGGACCGAGGTGCAGTCGCGCGTGCGCCGGGCCTACGAGGACGCCGTCGACCTGGCCCGCAGCTGGGAAGCACGCCCACTGGACGGCGACGTGACCGGCGGGCTCGCTGGAGCGGCGGCCCATGTCGCCTACCACCTGGGCGCCGTCCGCCAGATGGTCAAGGCGCTGGGCCAGAGCGCGCGGTGA
- a CDS encoding pilus assembly PilX N-terminal domain-containing protein yields MKTRPIATSGASLVLVVLFTMLLLAGILAATLQLSLGSRQNTADQKATLQAQYAAESNVSLIRSKLSDLQTILSKGTVKNSNDLDEDIIKVPASTKIEQLRLYGSLLCGFSTYNPTQWTGGSDFSPLKDGVTVYPNARKCEPAQSVLNLDNQFQIFADLINPLIYNQLPLGERPQDITNSSSRLSFWNDIMRSTSNRMTTPDTTFRLRPLRVVELFPDARFRFYVAVDRTAARGNESVATRVLSARSNAGSGIWWFEISLPSLDQDVLRTMHHRSYANKDSTTPSINFDKQVFEGSVFTNEKFLFTKDSQAQFKGELMSAGCTNLPEIVPADFTCSKEAGVYIGGNAYSATSGTDSQKNASLLQSMRDNTNVVFDSNGDGKEDNKDVAPDFTAGFSPLPSNANNQQNAAKGRDSNGLILSDGTTGITLDDTTSGLEMFAGDSSGAPLKKYDSGKWQETNPVYQYVKIYNTSDTCTWDTGYWLYADSYSSSLNRFNANDSYNNAPLANKRRIIEYYSGVGYYRYQINQQKCISIFKGNPVKEYRVDKDGNMYLKTAGVWPPAPSGKFNGVIYGSQIKRLAGPLRVSSTLTATTVDEAPPALASFSKITLASQGNINIDTDLTVSDTPCKLLEACTKNPTNILGIYSQSGEISIQKDAPNDLNIHATILASEREINVDGYNWGADRGDVNLIGGLTENWYGAFGIVGDSSPGYGRSFSYDRRLKQGLHPPYWPVSPKWAIEDSTSESSLSTLITTQGTTKDFTK; encoded by the coding sequence ATGAAAACCAGACCTATCGCTACAAGCGGGGCCAGCCTGGTATTGGTGGTGCTGTTCACAATGTTGCTCCTGGCAGGCATTCTGGCAGCGACTCTGCAGTTAAGCCTGGGGAGTCGCCAGAACACGGCGGACCAGAAGGCGACCTTGCAGGCACAGTACGCAGCCGAATCGAATGTCAGCCTGATCCGCAGCAAACTCTCTGATCTACAGACTATACTCTCCAAAGGAACCGTCAAAAACTCTAATGATTTGGATGAGGATATCATAAAGGTGCCTGCATCTACAAAAATTGAGCAATTGAGACTCTACGGATCATTACTGTGTGGCTTCAGTACATACAACCCTACACAATGGACCGGTGGCTCTGATTTTTCGCCTCTCAAAGATGGTGTTACAGTTTATCCCAACGCACGTAAATGTGAACCGGCACAATCTGTACTAAACTTAGACAACCAATTTCAGATTTTTGCAGATCTAATCAATCCGTTGATCTACAATCAGCTTCCCTTAGGTGAAAGGCCGCAGGACATCACGAATTCCAGTTCCCGGCTTTCATTTTGGAATGACATCATGCGTTCGACAAGCAATCGAATGACGACGCCCGACACCACCTTCCGGCTAAGACCGCTCAGAGTCGTCGAACTCTTCCCCGACGCCCGTTTCCGATTCTATGTAGCTGTGGATAGGACAGCTGCGCGAGGCAATGAGTCAGTAGCTACGCGGGTTCTGTCAGCGCGGAGTAACGCGGGCTCCGGAATCTGGTGGTTTGAGATATCCCTCCCATCACTGGATCAAGACGTTCTTAGAACAATGCACCACAGATCGTATGCTAACAAGGATTCCACAACCCCATCAATCAACTTTGATAAGCAGGTTTTTGAAGGATCCGTATTTACTAACGAGAAGTTCCTATTTACCAAAGACTCTCAGGCTCAGTTTAAGGGCGAGCTAATGAGTGCAGGATGCACCAACTTACCTGAGATTGTTCCAGCTGATTTCACCTGCAGCAAGGAGGCAGGTGTTTATATAGGTGGCAATGCGTATTCAGCCACCTCCGGCACAGATAGCCAGAAGAATGCGTCTCTTCTGCAAAGTATGCGGGATAATACAAACGTTGTTTTTGATAGTAATGGAGATGGAAAAGAAGACAACAAGGATGTGGCACCAGACTTTACTGCAGGCTTCTCGCCTCTTCCCAGCAACGCCAACAATCAACAGAATGCAGCAAAAGGTCGGGATAGCAATGGCCTCATTTTGTCGGATGGAACAACCGGAATCACTCTAGATGATACAACTTCCGGCTTAGAAATGTTTGCAGGCGACTCATCCGGCGCACCTCTAAAAAAATATGACAGTGGCAAGTGGCAAGAAACTAACCCAGTTTATCAGTATGTAAAGATATATAATACCTCAGATACCTGTACATGGGATACCGGATACTGGCTGTACGCTGATTCTTACTCTAGTAGCTTAAATAGATTTAACGCCAATGATAGCTACAATAACGCTCCTTTGGCTAATAAAAGGCGCATCATAGAATATTACAGTGGTGTTGGTTATTATCGTTATCAAATAAATCAGCAAAAATGCATAAGTATTTTTAAAGGGAATCCGGTTAAAGAATACCGTGTGGACAAAGATGGCAATATGTATCTAAAAACAGCTGGCGTTTGGCCTCCAGCCCCGAGTGGAAAATTTAACGGCGTGATTTATGGTTCCCAAATCAAGCGTTTAGCTGGTCCACTCAGAGTATCGAGTACTCTCACAGCAACGACTGTTGATGAAGCGCCCCCTGCACTAGCTTCTTTCTCAAAGATAACACTTGCTTCGCAGGGAAATATTAATATTGACACCGATCTAACAGTTTCCGATACACCCTGTAAGCTATTGGAGGCATGCACTAAAAATCCGACGAATATTCTGGGGATCTACTCACAGTCAGGCGAAATCTCCATCCAGAAAGACGCACCCAACGACCTGAATATTCACGCCACCATCTTGGCAAGCGAGCGAGAGATTAACGTGGACGGCTATAATTGGGGAGCTGATCGGGGGGACGTCAACCTCATCGGAGGGCTCACGGAGAACTGGTACGGGGCCTTTGGGATCGTCGGTGACAGCTCGCCGGGTTATGGTCGCAGCTTCTCTTATGACCGGCGCCTTAAGCAGGGTCTGCACCCGCCCTACTGGCCCGTTTCGCCCAAATGGGCTATCGAAGATTCCACCTCAGAATCTTCACTGTCTACTCTTATTACTACGCAGGGCACTACGAAGGATTTCACGAAATGA
- a CDS encoding PilW family protein, with protein MRHNHQHGFTLLELLVGMAIMGIVLTALVNYFSQSSRVATQSSSRAEMQQEILNAQQLIAGKLKEAWYVYPAGTIVKMTSSELTKRPSGGTTNPNDWLVGTDPILAMILPPRDLTLTCSPPPASQDGCYRFLAYFPIKRSLWVANTDAASSRNPGADTVNADTWILAEYRGTMAPSFSAVTYPPPTAPTVPMSNTPNILSDYIAPTVVTAGYTTAANTYTMFSLLSAAGTATSITNPVTGVNLSLATTRNTGGTTLRLPNATDEYSLTVYPTNLGKVAAN; from the coding sequence ATGAGACACAACCATCAACATGGATTCACGCTGCTGGAGCTGTTAGTCGGTATGGCAATAATGGGCATTGTGCTGACTGCGCTTGTAAATTATTTTAGCCAGAGTAGTCGTGTTGCAACTCAGTCAAGCAGCCGCGCTGAGATGCAGCAGGAAATTCTCAATGCACAGCAACTGATTGCCGGCAAATTGAAGGAGGCGTGGTATGTGTATCCGGCAGGCACCATCGTTAAGATGACCAGTTCGGAACTTACCAAGCGCCCATCCGGTGGTACCACAAATCCAAACGATTGGTTGGTCGGAACTGATCCCATTCTGGCCATGATTCTGCCACCCAGAGATCTGACGTTAACCTGTTCACCACCTCCAGCAAGTCAGGATGGTTGCTACCGTTTTCTGGCTTATTTCCCTATTAAGCGTTCGTTATGGGTTGCCAATACAGACGCAGCCAGCTCCAGAAATCCAGGAGCAGACACGGTCAACGCAGACACCTGGATTCTGGCCGAATATCGAGGGACTATGGCGCCTAGTTTCTCGGCGGTCACTTATCCACCCCCAACTGCTCCAACTGTACCGATGAGCAACACACCCAATATCCTTTCTGATTACATCGCACCCACGGTTGTCACTGCGGGTTACACCACGGCAGCCAATACATACACCATGTTCTCACTGCTCTCTGCTGCCGGTACGGCGACTTCCATCACTAATCCCGTAACCGGCGTGAATCTCAGCCTCGCTACAACCCGCAACACAGGCGGTACGACCCTGCGTCTACCCAACGCCACCGACGAGTACAGTCTGACCGTATATCCCACTAACCTAGGCAAGGTCGCCGCCAACTGA
- a CDS encoding dynamin family protein produces MLVSPPVQALLTRERTLLSDLQAFLESQGAPPEALAHAREALRTLDETFLLVVVGEFNAGKSSFVNALLGAQVLPEGVTPTTDRIYVLVHGEQPGQLEPTRDPFVSRLTYPLPSLEGVALVDTPGTNAIIREHQSLTEGFLPRADLVLFLTSSDRPFTESERQFLGLAARWGRSVVMVVNKADLLETPEQAAQVKEFVMTGARGVLGLNPPVALVSARREQRGGDAGFAALRALLKVRLSETERTRLKVASPLGTAAELLGGEEARATAARGILGEDLKVLRDLEEQRDHHRGTMLGELDGQLNRVARLLSEFEIRADRFVDEQLRFSNVRGLLNGRELEERFRREAVADLPEAIDRQFGSMIDRFVESNLHFWEDVQAFLIRRQPSGEVARTRFSYDRAALLQGIAGSARDHLELTTEQELGRQLARDAEDAMKGAVGGLAGGLGIGATLGVLVGASALDFTGGILAGLTLGSLGLFVLPNKRIQAHRQLRQKVAELRVALEQIVRREYEREQERADARLRDAISPYTRFTEQEERRLTQAGTRSAELRAELDGLRQAVEGLGRT; encoded by the coding sequence ATGCTCGTCTCTCCCCCGGTGCAGGCCCTGCTGACGCGCGAGCGCACGCTGCTCTCGGACCTTCAGGCATTTCTGGAGTCGCAGGGCGCTCCTCCCGAGGCTCTGGCCCACGCCCGTGAGGCGCTGCGCACCCTGGACGAGACGTTTCTGCTCGTGGTGGTGGGCGAGTTCAACGCCGGCAAGAGCAGTTTCGTCAATGCGCTGCTGGGCGCGCAGGTGCTGCCCGAGGGCGTCACGCCGACCACCGACCGCATCTACGTGCTCGTGCACGGTGAGCAGCCAGGGCAGCTCGAACCCACGCGCGACCCCTTCGTCAGCCGCCTGACCTACCCCCTGCCCAGCCTGGAAGGCGTCGCGCTCGTGGACACCCCCGGCACCAACGCCATCATCCGCGAGCACCAGTCGCTGACCGAGGGCTTCTTGCCCCGCGCCGACCTCGTGCTGTTCCTGACGAGTTCGGACCGGCCCTTCACCGAGTCCGAGCGCCAGTTCCTGGGCCTCGCGGCGCGCTGGGGGCGCAGCGTGGTCATGGTCGTGAACAAGGCCGACCTGCTCGAAACCCCCGAACAGGCCGCGCAGGTCAAGGAGTTCGTGATGACCGGAGCGCGCGGCGTGCTGGGCCTGAACCCGCCCGTAGCGCTCGTCAGTGCGCGGCGCGAGCAGCGCGGAGGAGACGCGGGCTTCGCGGCGCTGCGAGCCCTGCTCAAGGTGCGGCTCTCCGAGACCGAGCGTACCCGTCTCAAGGTCGCCTCGCCGCTGGGCACGGCTGCCGAGCTGCTGGGCGGCGAGGAGGCCCGTGCAACGGCGGCGCGCGGGATTCTGGGCGAGGACCTGAAGGTGCTGCGCGACCTGGAAGAACAGCGGGACCACCACCGCGGGACCATGCTGGGCGAGCTCGACGGGCAGCTCAACCGCGTCGCCCGCCTCCTGAGCGAGTTCGAGATCCGTGCCGACCGCTTTGTGGACGAACAGCTGCGCTTCAGCAACGTGCGGGGGCTTCTCAACGGCCGCGAGCTCGAGGAGCGCTTCCGGCGCGAGGCGGTGGCCGACCTGCCCGAGGCCATCGACCGGCAGTTCGGCAGCATGATCGACCGCTTCGTCGAGTCGAACCTGCATTTCTGGGAGGACGTGCAGGCCTTCCTGATCCGCCGCCAGCCGAGCGGCGAGGTCGCCCGGACCCGCTTTTCCTACGACCGCGCCGCGTTGCTGCAGGGCATCGCCGGGTCGGCGCGCGATCACCTGGAACTGACGACCGAGCAGGAACTCGGCCGCCAGCTTGCCCGCGACGCCGAGGACGCCATGAAGGGCGCGGTCGGGGGCCTCGCGGGCGGCCTGGGCATCGGGGCGACGCTGGGCGTACTCGTGGGAGCGTCGGCGCTGGACTTTACCGGCGGCATCCTGGCGGGCCTCACGCTGGGCAGCCTGGGCCTGTTCGTACTGCCCAACAAACGCATTCAGGCGCACCGGCAACTGCGCCAGAAGGTCGCGGAGCTGCGCGTGGCCCTCGAACAGATCGTCCGGCGCGAGTACGAACGCGAGCAGGAGCGCGCCGACGCCCGGCTGCGCGACGCCATCAGCCCCTACACCCGCTTCACCGAGCAGGAGGAACGCCGGCTGACCCAGGCCGGCACCCGTTCGGCCGAGCTGCGCGCGGAACTGGACGGACTGAGGCAGGCCGTGGAAGGCCTGGGCCGCACTTAG
- a CDS encoding type II secretion system protein: MKRRLGQEAFTLLEILVVLAIITVLMGIFSWGLIRSIRSAELREATSQVATDLRRARSQAQRGSADVVLVFPNSSGGTSYKVDTVNKTLPGSIQLIFKGSSSGSTTNITYQAPYGELSGAVGSVYTVRSPMNGVGDLEIRIVGVTGKVIVTKAGS, encoded by the coding sequence ATGAAGCGCCGGCTTGGTCAAGAAGCATTCACTCTTCTTGAAATCCTAGTCGTTCTGGCAATCATTACCGTCCTGATGGGTATCTTCAGTTGGGGGCTCATTCGCAGTATACGCTCAGCCGAACTTCGAGAAGCAACCTCACAAGTGGCAACGGACCTACGTAGGGCACGCTCACAGGCCCAACGCGGAAGCGCAGACGTCGTTCTAGTCTTTCCCAATAGTAGTGGTGGCACTTCTTATAAAGTTGATACGGTTAATAAGACCTTACCTGGAAGTATCCAACTCATTTTCAAGGGTTCAAGTAGCGGTTCAACAACTAATATTACCTACCAAGCACCGTATGGTGAACTCTCTGGAGCAGTCGGAAGTGTCTATACGGTTAGAAGCCCAATGAATGGAGTTGGCGATCTTGAAATCAGAATCGTTGGCGTAACAGGAAAAGTTATTGTGACAAAGGCAGGGTCATAA
- a CDS encoding IclR family transcriptional regulator has product MLSLQKASNILGAFSAEQPEWGVRALAAHLNVPRATAHAYLAGLTEAGFLRRTPAGKYRLSWHIAEMGAQLTAALPWFQEARALITRLALEVRAVAFLCVLEGEDVVAAIRERHPDADIDLPLDVYLPATATASGKLLYAHADLMPRTFSACTQSSITTPDEWRTEVAQVRKLGYAYSIEEWIPGQCTLGVPYHSGGAVVASIGVQMSAERYLREERQIREKVLRIVGEAEDLG; this is encoded by the coding sequence GTGCTGTCCCTGCAAAAGGCCTCCAACATTCTGGGCGCGTTCAGTGCCGAGCAGCCCGAATGGGGCGTTCGGGCGCTGGCCGCCCACCTGAACGTGCCGCGCGCCACGGCCCACGCCTACCTCGCGGGTCTCACCGAGGCGGGGTTCCTGCGCCGCACGCCGGCCGGCAAGTACCGCCTGTCGTGGCATATCGCCGAGATGGGTGCGCAGCTCACAGCGGCGCTGCCCTGGTTCCAGGAGGCGCGCGCGCTGATCACCCGGCTGGCGCTGGAGGTCCGGGCGGTGGCCTTCTTGTGCGTCCTGGAGGGTGAAGACGTGGTCGCGGCCATCCGCGAGCGCCATCCCGACGCCGATATCGACCTGCCCCTCGACGTGTACCTGCCGGCCACGGCGACCGCGAGCGGCAAGCTGCTCTACGCCCACGCCGACCTCATGCCGCGCACCTTCAGCGCCTGCACCCAGAGCAGCATCACCACGCCCGACGAGTGGCGCACCGAGGTGGCGCAGGTCCGCAAACTCGGCTACGCCTACTCCATCGAAGAATGGATTCCGGGCCAGTGCACTCTGGGCGTGCCCTATCACTCGGGCGGCGCGGTGGTCGCCAGCATCGGCGTGCAGATGAGTGCCGAGCGGTATCTGCGGGAAGAACGCCAGATCCGGGAAAAGGTGCTGCGCATCGTCGGGGAAGCCGAAGACCTGGGCTGA
- a CDS encoding type II secretion system protein produces the protein MPEHKNLPFKTMEQGFTLIELLVAIALLGILAAVLTATLTGSLNLNRQSQRQLDTTSNVQQVMENVRNAWNTLGNYNSACVPGLGLPDGYTVKFINLSARAQPLTAAGAVATGTSTPPRNDVNRATSCTAATGATVGSGTSAQVPAMRRVVVQSGTAGTGGTQVIGGQDVALTYDILGPQ, from the coding sequence ATGCCGGAACATAAGAATTTGCCATTTAAAACTATGGAGCAGGGATTTACCTTGATCGAACTTCTGGTAGCTATTGCTTTGCTAGGGATTTTGGCTGCCGTACTGACGGCGACCCTGACGGGCTCCCTAAATCTGAACAGGCAGTCACAACGGCAACTAGATACGACGTCCAATGTCCAGCAGGTGATGGAAAATGTTCGCAACGCTTGGAATACGTTGGGCAACTACAACAGCGCGTGCGTCCCGGGCCTGGGCTTGCCCGATGGCTACACGGTCAAATTTATCAACCTGAGTGCCCGCGCCCAGCCGCTGACCGCTGCCGGCGCTGTGGCCACTGGTACGTCCACCCCCCCTAGAAATGACGTGAACCGGGCAACCTCCTGCACAGCGGCGACCGGCGCAACAGTGGGCTCTGGGACCTCTGCCCAAGTGCCAGCTATGCGCCGCGTAGTCGTCCAGTCCGGCACAGCGGGGACGGGCGGTACGCAGGTCATCGGTGGACAGGACGTAGCCCTCACTTACGACATCCTGGGGCCTCAATGA
- a CDS encoding GNAT family N-acetyltransferase, whose translation MSLRAFTPSDAPAWAALTNAVLSRQTTPERLLEDDIRQDLSERPRRWVWEVGAGLTGVAHLYRFPFDPPGVLHAQVVVAPAQRGRGVGTALWEAVRAAAGATPLAADVADDDPVSLGWARRLGFARHLHRFASVLDLTSFGETPFTADLERAAAQGVTFTDLGGADTATLAHYLDFFADRLTETPDLAGHPRWSAAQVRAGLHLDHDPHPEWLVLATGPGGEWLGTSALVRYGDLAYNELTAVQPHARGRGLALPLKLEVIRRARAAGLRVMKTNNLSTNAPMLAVNRRLGFAVQPGAFGLRRPVGATSGA comes from the coding sequence GTGAGCCTGCGCGCCTTTACGCCCAGCGACGCGCCTGCCTGGGCCGCCCTGACGAATGCCGTACTGAGCCGGCAGACCACGCCCGAGAGGCTGCTGGAAGACGACATCCGACAGGACCTGTCCGAGCGGCCGCGCCGCTGGGTCTGGGAAGTCGGGGCCGGGCTGACCGGCGTGGCCCACCTGTACCGCTTCCCCTTCGACCCGCCGGGTGTTCTGCACGCGCAGGTGGTGGTCGCGCCCGCACAGCGTGGCCGGGGGGTGGGGACCGCCCTGTGGGAAGCGGTACGGGCAGCCGCGGGCGCGACGCCCCTGGCAGCGGACGTGGCCGACGACGACCCGGTCAGTCTCGGCTGGGCACGGCGCCTGGGGTTCGCGCGGCACCTGCACCGCTTCGCCTCGGTGCTCGACCTGACCTCCTTCGGCGAGACCCCCTTCACTGCCGATCTGGAACGCGCGGCGGCCCAGGGCGTCACCTTCACCGACCTGGGCGGGGCGGACACCGCTACCCTGGCCCACTACCTCGACTTCTTCGCCGACCGTCTCACCGAGACGCCCGACCTGGCGGGGCATCCGCGCTGGTCGGCGGCGCAGGTTCGCGCCGGCCTCCATCTGGACCACGACCCGCATCCCGAGTGGCTGGTCCTGGCGACCGGACCGGGGGGCGAATGGCTGGGGACCTCGGCCCTGGTGCGTTACGGCGACCTGGCGTACAACGAGCTGACCGCCGTGCAGCCCCACGCACGGGGGCGGGGGCTGGCACTGCCCCTGAAGCTGGAGGTGATCCGGCGGGCGCGCGCTGCGGGTCTGCGCGTCATGAAGACCAACAACCTCTCGACGAACGCGCCGATGCTGGCAGTCAACCGCCGCCTGGGCTTCGCGGTGCAGCCGGGAGCATTCGGGCTGCGCCGACCGGTCGGCGCTACTTCCGGCGCTTGA
- a CDS encoding acetyl-CoA carboxylase carboxyltransferase subunit alpha → MSTLADTLRELEARVRDLEATAHKTGQNLDAALVPLRAEVERLRVQAAAGAAPAAPMTRWARVGLARTPGRPTALDYVERLCSDFTELHGDRAYGDDPALIGGPARWQGRPVMLLLQQKGRDTKSKIKRRFGSANPEGYRKAARLMDLADRFGLPVVALIDTQGAYPGLEAEERGQGWAIAESIQRMVRLRVPAVCAVIGEGGSGGALAIGVGNRVIIQENAWYSVISPEGAASIIWKDASKAPLAAEALKVSAGDLLDLGIVEEVVPEPPGGAHLDPEAAAARLGDAVSRHLDELSGLAPQRLVDERAARFRRLGAYREE, encoded by the coding sequence ATGAGCACCCTCGCCGACACCCTGCGCGAACTCGAGGCCCGCGTCCGCGACCTCGAGGCGACCGCGCACAAGACCGGCCAGAATCTCGACGCCGCGCTCGTGCCGCTGCGCGCCGAGGTCGAGCGGCTGCGGGTCCAGGCCGCGGCCGGCGCCGCGCCGGCCGCCCCCATGACCCGCTGGGCCCGTGTGGGCCTGGCGCGCACGCCGGGCCGCCCCACTGCGCTGGACTACGTCGAGCGGCTGTGCAGCGATTTCACCGAACTGCACGGTGACCGCGCCTACGGCGACGACCCCGCCCTCATCGGGGGACCGGCGCGCTGGCAGGGACGCCCGGTCATGCTGCTGCTCCAGCAGAAGGGCCGCGATACCAAGTCCAAGATCAAACGCCGCTTCGGCAGCGCCAATCCCGAGGGCTACCGCAAGGCCGCCCGCCTGATGGACCTCGCCGACCGCTTCGGCCTGCCGGTGGTCGCCCTGATCGACACCCAGGGAGCCTATCCGGGCCTGGAGGCCGAGGAACGTGGCCAGGGCTGGGCCATCGCCGAGAGCATTCAGCGCATGGTGCGCCTGCGCGTGCCGGCCGTCTGCGCCGTGATCGGTGAGGGCGGCTCGGGCGGCGCGCTGGCGATTGGCGTGGGCAACCGCGTGATCATCCAGGAAAACGCCTGGTACTCGGTGATCTCGCCCGAGGGCGCCGCGAGCATCATCTGGAAGGACGCCAGCAAGGCGCCGCTCGCCGCCGAGGCCCTCAAGGTCAGCGCAGGCGACCTGCTGGACCTGGGCATCGTCGAGGAGGTCGTACCCGAGCCGCCCGGCGGCGCGCACCTCGACCCCGAAGCCGCCGCCGCGCGCCTGGGCGACGCCGTAAGCCGTCACCTCGACGAACTGTCGGGCCTAGCCCCCCAACGCCTCGTCGACGAGCGGGCGGCCCGTTTCCGCCGACTGGGCGCTTACCGCGAAGAGTAG